From Micromonospora rhizosphaerae, the proteins below share one genomic window:
- a CDS encoding RNA polymerase sigma factor — MTGGDRSVEDLLRDLAPQVLGVLVRRHGQFYACEDAVQEALLAAAVQWPEQGLPEHPRSWLVTVASRRLTDEWRSERARRDREVAVAVREPAYATVAPPADEEPPTGDDTLKLLFLCCHPALTVSAQVALTLRAVGGLSTAQIARAYLVPEATMSQRIRRAKQRIEAAGARFVMPSPGERDERLHAVRHVLYLIFNEGYTASSGADLHRAELTGEAIRLARELHRLLPDDGEVTGLVALMLLTDAHRAARTGPTGELIPLAEQDRSRWDRGAIEEGIALVTEALTWSPPGPYQLQAAIAAVHAEAPSAAETDWRQIVALYRLLARVAPNPMVTLNQAAAVAMVDGPRAGLALLAPLDSDERTAGHHRLAAVRAHLLELAGDQEAARAAYLTAARGTTSLPERRYLEVRAARLSVHR; from the coding sequence GTGACCGGTGGCGACCGGAGTGTCGAGGACCTGCTGCGCGACCTGGCGCCGCAGGTCCTCGGCGTCCTCGTCCGACGGCACGGCCAGTTCTACGCCTGCGAGGACGCCGTCCAGGAGGCGCTGCTCGCCGCGGCCGTGCAGTGGCCGGAGCAGGGCCTGCCGGAGCACCCGCGCTCGTGGCTGGTCACCGTGGCGAGCCGCCGGCTGACCGACGAGTGGCGCAGCGAGCGGGCCCGCCGGGACCGGGAGGTCGCGGTGGCGGTCCGGGAGCCGGCGTACGCGACGGTGGCGCCGCCCGCCGACGAGGAGCCGCCCACCGGGGACGACACGCTGAAGCTGCTCTTCCTCTGCTGTCATCCGGCGCTGACTGTCTCCGCCCAGGTCGCGCTGACCCTGCGCGCGGTCGGCGGTTTGAGCACCGCGCAGATCGCCCGGGCGTACCTGGTGCCGGAGGCCACGATGAGCCAGCGGATCCGCCGGGCCAAGCAGCGGATCGAGGCGGCCGGGGCCCGCTTCGTCATGCCCTCGCCGGGCGAACGCGACGAGCGGTTGCACGCCGTGCGGCACGTGCTCTATCTGATCTTCAACGAGGGCTACACCGCGTCCAGCGGCGCCGACCTGCACCGCGCCGAGCTGACCGGGGAGGCCATCCGGCTGGCTCGGGAACTTCACCGGCTGCTCCCCGACGACGGCGAGGTGACCGGGCTGGTGGCGCTGATGCTGCTCACCGACGCCCACCGGGCCGCCCGGACCGGGCCGACGGGCGAGCTGATTCCGCTGGCCGAGCAGGACCGCAGCCGCTGGGACCGGGGCGCGATCGAGGAGGGGATCGCCCTGGTGACCGAGGCGCTGACCTGGTCGCCGCCGGGCCCGTACCAGCTGCAGGCGGCGATCGCCGCGGTGCACGCCGAGGCGCCGTCGGCGGCGGAGACCGACTGGCGACAGATCGTCGCGCTCTACCGGCTGCTCGCCCGGGTCGCGCCGAACCCCATGGTCACCCTCAACCAGGCCGCCGCGGTGGCCATGGTCGACGGTCCCCGCGCCGGACTCGCGCTGCTGGCGCCGCTGGACTCCGACGAGCGGACGGCCGGGCACCACCGCCTCGCCGCCGTCCGCGCCCACCTGCTCGAGCTGGCCGGCGACCAGGAGGCGGCGCGGGCCGCATACCTGACCGCCGCCCGGGGCACCACCAGCCTGCCGGA
- a CDS encoding YciI family protein, whose amino-acid sequence MLLIWNRPGFVAELSEQERNALFGEVDEIMKELTESGELVGGQALADPSQTRTVRSVGGRAEITDGPFMESKEQFAGYLMVDCDSSDRAAEIAARWPDVRMGFGVLEVRPVMDEAGTEM is encoded by the coding sequence ATGCTGCTGATCTGGAACCGTCCTGGCTTCGTAGCGGAGCTGTCCGAGCAGGAGCGGAACGCCCTGTTCGGCGAGGTCGACGAGATCATGAAGGAGCTCACCGAGTCCGGGGAGCTGGTCGGCGGCCAGGCGCTGGCCGACCCGTCGCAGACCCGTACCGTCCGGTCCGTCGGCGGGCGGGCGGAGATCACCGATGGCCCGTTCATGGAGAGCAAGGAACAGTTCGCCGGCTACCTGATGGTCGACTGCGACAGCTCGGACCGGGCCGCCGAGATCGCCGCGCGCTGGCCGGATGTCCGGATGGGCTTCGGTGTGCTGGAGGTGCGGCCGGTGATGGACGAGGCCGGGACGGAGATGTGA